The Psychrobacter raelei genome contains the following window.
TACTTATCTGTATTTTCTTCTGTATTGCCGGTTTGGGGTTAACTCAGCCGAATGCCTCAGCAATTGCCTTGGCGTTTCAAAAACACCGCGCCGGTATGGCCAGTGCCTTACAAGGCTCATTAATGTTTTGTGTGGGTATTTTTGGCGGCTTATTGCTCAACTTATTTCCGGTAAACCCTGTGTTTAAGCTTGGGGCCACCATGTCAATCTTAATGTGTTTGGGCACCTTTTTGATTTATCGCATGGATAAGAATTTAAACCTAGAGTAGAGGTAAGACACGGGGTCACGCCAGCAACATGCAGCCATCAGCAGCTGCTTTGACGCAAAAAATACGTTTTGTAGATAGCGCCTAAATTGGCGGTACTATGGGCCGCAAAGACTACCCACCATCACCGTTTGGCTTGGTGGGAGTTGCCCAGAGTACGCATCAACAGTGCGTTGACGTATCACCAGCCTGGACGCCAAAAAGGACTGCGCCAGCTATAAGGTGAAGCGTAGCCATAACGCCCGTAGCCCCAAGGATAAGGCGCACTCAAGTACTCCATATCCCGTTGACGCAGATAATAGTAGCGACCCTGATTATAAGCCTCTTCTAGTTTTTCTATGTTCTCAAGCGGACAAACAGGCTGCCAAGCATAACCCTCACGGCCAAGCTTATAAGCATTAAGCTCGGTACAAAACTGCTTTAAGCCTTGCTGACGACCTTGCTCCCACAACTCGCGGTTTGGTGCACTATTGGCCACCGGACTACAGTTTTCAATATGCCTACCGAAATAGGCGCCCGAGCGACCAGCCAGCCCGTCAGCATAGCCAATATCTTGCCAGTTGCCTGCCTGACACTGCTGCGGCGATAGTGCTTGGGTAGTCGCGCAACCAGACAGCACAACCATAGCCGTACCGAATACGGTGGTCAGTAACGTGGTTTGCAAAAAAGTCATCTTATTGCTCCTTAAAAAAAGCCATTACTTATAGTGCCACGTTATTCACTTATCGGCTATTGTGCTTCTGTTATTATAAAGATGATGTTGACTTCCTCCCCTCCCTAAAGTGAGGGGATTCCTTCTACAAGACGGTCAAGCCCGACCGCAAGGATGTTTTTAGCAGCATTGATATCTCTATCATGCCATGTGCCACACTCAGCACACCTCCATCCTCTTATTCCAAGACCTGCTCTACCGCTTAAGCTACTGTCACTTATTTTAAGGCAGCACGAGCAGGTCTGGGTAGTGTAACTCTCATTTACCATCTCAAACTGACAACCTGCATGCTTGCATTTGTATTCCAGTTGTCTTTTGAGTTCAAACCAACCTGCATCGTATGTCGATTTAGCCAGTTTGATCATCGAATTGGTAAATGAGCGTGATTTAACATCACCAACCACTATCAAAGCATTGCCCTGCACAAGCTTGGTGGTGAATTTATGAGTTAAGTCTAATCTTGTGTTTTTGATTTTGGCGTGGATTGCTTTGACACGTTTTTTATTATTAGCACGCTGGGCTACTGCTAATTTATTCGCCCACTTTTGCGTTTGTTTAGTTGTCAGCTTATCACCGTTTGATGTGGTAGCAGATTCCTTTAAGCCTAAGTCAATACCAACGCTGCCTTTGCCACTTACTTGTCTAGGAAAATCTTTGACGGTAATACAGGCATACCAACGATTACGGCTGTCTTGCACTATCTCAAGCGTGTTGATTTGATATAGACTTAGATTATAGCTATCAAATACGTCTATGATTACCTTTTGACCTTTACAGAGCGATAGCTGTATGGTTGATTTAAGTGTTTTCTTCCCCGTTTGTCTGGTATGTAGATACTTGATGGCAGATTTTTTAAAAGGAATCCAGCCTAAACTTTTTCGCTTGGCATCGGGACGATTGGTTCGCCAATTTAGTTTGGCTTTTTTAAATTGCTTACGAGATTTGGCGTGAGTTTCGTTAATGGCTTGCAACGTTTGCGAGTGCAAGCCTAAATACTCACCACTACCTTTGGTGTATTCATTAAGGTCGTAGGCTGAAAAGAATTTACCAGTCTTTTGTAGGTGTTTGTAACTTACGTCATTAACATAGTTCCACGCATAGTTAACACTACCAGCTATTTTGTTTAGCTGGTTTACGTGTTTGTCTTTGATGCGTAGCTTGAGTGTTTTCATAGGGTTAGTATGGCGAGGTTAATTTTAACTTGCAATACTTTAAATACTGATCACGACAGTGTGTGTCGCCTTATATCCACCCCCTGAAGTGGGTAGTTTTACGGCGACCGGTGATAAACCAAGCTGTCAACACAGCTCATGTATTGCGGTGTATTGCTGCTGATGCCATAAAAGCGTTGTTGATATTTACTTGAGCTTTGAGCGAATACCGGTAGAATTGTGTAAGTGGCAAAAAATCTTAACACGCTATCAAGTTATACTCTAAAGTTGTGCTAGCAAGATAAGCGATAGAAATAAGGTATTATCAATGACTTAAGCCGCTATTAGGTCATGACATAATAAGGCGACAGGGCACGGGCGCGAAATTAAGAGATAACAAGTCGACACCCTTATAAAAAACAGATATAAATAGGGATAGGACAGTAAAACAGTATGACTTTAACAAAAGCGCTGAGAACAGCAGATTAAAACGACAGATAAAAAATAAAATGAGCAACGATTATGAAAACTGTATTAATAGCAAATCAAAAAGGTGGCTGTGGTAAAACCTCTGTCGCCATTACGCTAGCTGCGGCATTGGCCAATCAAGGTCAGACCGTCGCCTTAGCTGATGCCGACCCCCAAAGATCAAGCCTACGTTGGCTAAAGCAGCGACCCGATACCGCCGCAAAAATTTATGCAGTAGATTGGTGCGATGAAGAAGATATTGGTGACTTGCCCAAAAAAGTGGCCAAAACCTTAGGTAAAAAAGACTGGCTGATTATCGATGCGCCAGGCTCTTTAAGTGGCGATCGCGCAGAGTCGCTAATCAGTGAAGCCCGTGCTATTTTGATTCCAGTGTTACCGTCTATCTTCGATGCTGACAGTACCAAGCAGTTTTTAAAATCCATTCAAGATATCAAGCGTATCCGTAAAGGTAAGGTCGATATTCATCTGCTAGCCAACCGAGTGCGGTCACAAAGTAGCACCAATTTAACATTGCAGAGATTTTTTGAAAATATAGGCCAGCCGCCCTTAGCCTGGATTAGTGAAAGAAGCTTATATCCACAGTTGGCTGAGCAAGGATTGGCCATTTTTGATCATACTCAAAAACGCTACCGAGACATTCAAGCACAGTGGCAGCCGGTGATGGATGCGCTGATGCCCAAAGTGGCTACTAAGTACGAAGAGGTATTGGCAGGCAGTGAGATTCCCGCTAGTCTGGAAAAACTGCCCCAAGCAAAAAGCAACACAGGTATGCACAAGGCCGGAAAATCGTCAAAAAAAACCAAGGATAACTCAACGTGGTATGAATAAAAGCAAAAACCTAATAAACTAGCGCGCTATTTGTTACTTCTTACAACTTACGGAAAAAATATGGGAACTTGGGTAGCGATTGCTATTGGATTATTTGTATTAGGCAGCATTATGGCCTTAAAGCCTAGTGGCGTCGATGTGCGCTTGGATAAGCTGCGGATGACGGCGCGCCGCTTGGAACTAAACCCCAAACTCGTTGCCTGCCCTGATTGGATTCGGGGCCGCAATAATGAGTATGGCAAGGGGATGATGGGGCAGTATGCCTTAATTCTAGATGACATGAAATTCCCTGAAACCCGTTATCAAGTCATAGACGGTGAGCTGCGTCCGGACAGTACCAGTGGTACACAAATAGAGGTTAATGATGGCGCGCAGGGTAACGCTGGTACGCAGGATGTGACTTATCGCTTAGACCATGAACCGCTCAATTTGCCAGCCAGCATCACCCCGCTTGTAAAAGCCGTTTATACCAAGGCCAATAGCTTGGTGGTATTTTGGGAGGACAGCGGTTATGTGAAGCCCAATACCAATCCC
Protein-coding sequences here:
- a CDS encoding transposase, coding for MKTLKLRIKDKHVNQLNKIAGSVNYAWNYVNDVSYKHLQKTGKFFSAYDLNEYTKGSGEYLGLHSQTLQAINETHAKSRKQFKKAKLNWRTNRPDAKRKSLGWIPFKKSAIKYLHTRQTGKKTLKSTIQLSLCKGQKVIIDVFDSYNLSLYQINTLEIVQDSRNRWYACITVKDFPRQVSGKGSVGIDLGLKESATTSNGDKLTTKQTQKWANKLAVAQRANNKKRVKAIHAKIKNTRLDLTHKFTTKLVQGNALIVVGDVKSRSFTNSMIKLAKSTYDAGWFELKRQLEYKCKHAGCQFEMVNESYTTQTCSCCLKISDSSLSGRAGLGIRGWRCAECGTWHDRDINAAKNILAVGLDRLVEGIPSL
- a CDS encoding DUF2799 domain-containing protein translates to MTFLQTTLLTTVFGTAMVVLSGCATTQALSPQQCQAGNWQDIGYADGLAGRSGAYFGRHIENCSPVANSAPNRELWEQGRQQGLKQFCTELNAYKLGREGYAWQPVCPLENIEKLEEAYNQGRYYYLRQRDMEYLSAPYPWGYGRYGYASPYSWRSPFWRPGW